The following coding sequences are from one Myxococcales bacterium window:
- a CDS encoding transketolase, translated as MTAENRAAIRNLPARIGKRFIDVGICEQTMVGAAAGLALRGRIPVVHALAAFLTMRAFEFIRTDVGIAGLPVKLVGGVAGLLSEANGPTHQAIEDIALMRGIPGMQIVCPADESELALALPHIVGSPLPCYVRHTALPARVKHHEPFELGRAERLRDGEDVAILTYGLLVGEALDTANLLEAQGVTTRVVNLRTLVPLDTAEVEDARRQCRLVVTLEDHFLTGGLFSILSEHLLLHGESARVLPIALEGRWFRPALLKDVLEVEGLSAPWIAARIQHALGRVHASPGRAPAEPFSGSIHG; from the coding sequence ATGACCGCGGAGAACCGCGCCGCAATCCGCAACCTACCAGCGCGCATCGGCAAACGCTTCATCGACGTGGGGATCTGCGAGCAAACGATGGTCGGCGCCGCCGCCGGCCTCGCGCTCCGGGGACGGATACCCGTGGTGCACGCGCTGGCCGCCTTCCTGACGATGCGCGCGTTCGAGTTCATTCGCACCGACGTGGGCATCGCCGGACTTCCCGTGAAACTCGTGGGGGGCGTGGCCGGGCTGCTCTCGGAGGCCAACGGCCCCACCCATCAGGCCATCGAGGACATCGCCCTCATGCGGGGGATCCCGGGCATGCAGATCGTCTGCCCCGCGGACGAGTCCGAGCTTGCCCTGGCTCTTCCTCACATCGTGGGCAGTCCCCTACCCTGCTACGTGCGGCACACGGCGCTTCCCGCGCGCGTGAAGCACCACGAGCCCTTCGAGCTCGGGCGGGCCGAGCGCCTGCGGGACGGCGAAGACGTGGCGATCCTCACGTACGGGCTGCTCGTGGGCGAAGCGCTGGACACGGCCAACCTGCTCGAAGCCCAGGGGGTCACGACCCGCGTGGTGAACTTGCGCACGCTCGTCCCGCTCGATACCGCCGAGGTCGAAGACGCCCGCCGTCAATGCCGGCTGGTGGTGACGCTAGAGGATCACTTCCTCACGGGCGGCTTGTTCTCGATCCTGTCCGAGCACCTGCTGCTGCACGGTGAATCCGCGCGCGTGCTGCCCATCGCGCTCGAGGGCCGCTGGTTCCGCCCCGCCCTGCTCAAAGACGTCTTGGAGGTCGAGGGACTCTCTGCGCCCTGGATCGCTGCGCGCATCCAGCACGCCCTCGGCCGTGTTCACGCCTCCCCCGGCCGCGCGCCGGCGGAGCCCTTTTCAGGAAGCATCCATGGCTGA
- a CDS encoding transketolase — MRSLTYDKAHLQATALRVREHIIGMAGGGGCFIGASLSCADLLVHLYSRVLALDPQNLTDPGRDYLLLSKGHDVPALYGTFAELGLIERERLARHLDPTDHVYWHPNRSIPGIEFHSGSLGHLLSVGIGVALDMKLRGTSNRVFVILGDGELNEGSIWEGLLVAAAHGLDNLVAVVDRNGFQANEATEALIPLEPLAAKFQAFGCSVREVDGHDFDDLERTFTNLIPTGRPQVVIAHTVRGKGLPSLENRADRWFVRLRDEEVAMLRDELAGHAPAHLTSAPLIVR, encoded by the coding sequence ATGAGATCTCTGACGTACGACAAGGCCCATCTTCAGGCCACCGCCCTGCGCGTGCGCGAGCACATCATCGGCATGGCGGGCGGCGGTGGATGCTTCATTGGCGCCTCGCTCTCGTGTGCCGACCTGCTGGTTCACCTTTATAGCCGTGTGCTTGCGCTCGACCCGCAGAACCTCACGGATCCCGGGCGGGACTACCTTCTGCTCTCGAAGGGCCACGATGTGCCTGCTCTTTACGGCACCTTCGCCGAGCTGGGCCTCATCGAGCGGGAGCGGCTCGCGCGTCACCTCGACCCCACCGATCACGTGTACTGGCATCCGAACCGGAGCATCCCGGGCATCGAGTTTCATTCAGGCTCGCTCGGTCACTTGCTCTCCGTGGGCATCGGCGTGGCGCTCGACATGAAGCTCCGGGGCACGTCGAACCGGGTTTTCGTGATCTTGGGCGATGGCGAACTCAACGAGGGCAGCATCTGGGAGGGCCTCCTGGTGGCCGCCGCGCACGGGCTCGACAACCTGGTGGCCGTGGTCGATCGCAATGGGTTTCAAGCCAATGAAGCCACCGAGGCCCTGATCCCGCTCGAGCCCCTCGCGGCCAAGTTTCAGGCTTTCGGGTGCAGCGTGCGCGAGGTGGATGGGCATGACTTCGACGATCTCGAGCGCACCTTCACGAACCTCATACCCACGGGACGCCCCCAGGTGGTGATCGCCCATACCGTGCGCGGCAAGGGCCTGCCGAGCCTCGAGAACCGTGCCGACCGCTGGTTCGTGCGCCTGCGCGACGAAGAGGTGGCCATGCTGCGTGACGAGCTTGCCGGACACGCCCCGGCACACCTCACGTCCGCCCCTCTCATCGTTCGCTGA
- a CDS encoding glycosyltransferase family protein: protein MRVVAVVQARVGSSRFPGKVLKPLMGAPLLARMLERVRAATTLQQVVVATTFEAKDEPIRELARVLGVPCISGHPTDLLDRHVQAGRVHEAEVVVKIPSDCPLIDPRIIDRVVSHFLSNHDRFDFVSNLHPATYPDGNDVEVLPMAVLEEAHAEAKRPHEREHTTPFVWDQPERYRVGNVAWETGLDYSMTHRFTIDYPEDYDFIRAIYEALYKPDATPFSLASILRHVAHNPEVFRINAHLAGVNWYRNHLTDLRTVSRRQTVLFEDD from the coding sequence ATGAGGGTCGTGGCCGTGGTTCAGGCCCGGGTGGGCTCCTCACGCTTTCCGGGCAAAGTGCTCAAGCCCCTCATGGGCGCGCCGCTCCTGGCGCGCATGCTCGAGCGGGTGCGCGCCGCAACGACGCTGCAGCAGGTGGTGGTGGCCACCACCTTCGAGGCGAAGGACGAGCCCATCCGGGAGCTGGCGCGCGTGCTTGGGGTTCCTTGTATTTCGGGACACCCGACGGATCTTCTCGATCGGCACGTGCAAGCGGGGCGGGTGCACGAGGCCGAGGTGGTCGTGAAGATTCCCTCCGACTGCCCGCTCATCGATCCCCGCATCATCGATCGGGTCGTGTCCCACTTTTTGTCGAACCACGATCGCTTCGACTTCGTTTCGAACCTACACCCCGCCACCTATCCCGACGGTAACGACGTCGAGGTTTTGCCCATGGCGGTGCTCGAAGAGGCCCACGCCGAGGCCAAGCGCCCGCACGAGCGCGAGCACACGACCCCCTTCGTCTGGGACCAGCCCGAGCGCTACCGCGTCGGCAACGTCGCCTGGGAAACGGGACTCGACTACTCGATGACCCACAGGTTCACGATCGATTACCCCGAAGACTACGACTTCATTCGCGCGATCTACGAGGCCCTCTACAAGCCCGACGCGACGCCCTTTTCGCTGGCCAGCATCCTGCGGCACGTGGCCCACAACCCCGAGGTGTTCCGCATCAACGCCCACCTCGCCGGCGTCAACTGGTACCGCAATCACTTGACCGATCTACGCACGGTGAGCCGGCGCCAGACCGTGCTCTTCGAGGACGACTGA
- a CDS encoding flippase-like domain-containing protein, producing MTLSTLQPLGPETALASRADDSASLEADALAPAAPATRIRAWRWLMAGVAVAAVVILAARGDWSTALTRLGNIGYAWPLVLLPFAGSMVCATAAWQVTLFQLGYVTRFFPLLRLRVAAEAVVVAVPGGPVLAETCKPYWLRHRLGVPYAEGTASVALTKAFIVQAEGLYILLAFALAYTTWSETAATLTGPAHWVWRSVPLLGAGLLLAGMWLLHTLRGGLALRLVHGALTRVPVPRFRRWLSDKAHMFDATAGSFSRFFGVGGNTTCGFGLVFTLGQWLMEALETYVILRLLGVSLSFSSALLLESLVSTIRAAAFFLPAGLGAQEMGSFVLLELLGVPGAPGAATALAFTKRSKEVFWIVAAAALHFVKRR from the coding sequence GTGACCCTTTCAACCCTTCAGCCTCTCGGCCCCGAGACCGCGCTCGCCTCCCGCGCGGATGATTCCGCATCGCTAGAAGCCGACGCCCTCGCTCCTGCGGCTCCCGCCACGCGTATTCGGGCCTGGCGCTGGCTGATGGCGGGCGTGGCCGTAGCGGCCGTCGTGATCCTGGCGGCGCGCGGCGACTGGTCCACCGCACTCACCCGGCTTGGCAACATCGGGTACGCCTGGCCTCTCGTGCTTTTGCCCTTCGCGGGTTCGATGGTGTGCGCCACGGCGGCGTGGCAAGTCACCTTGTTCCAGCTCGGCTACGTCACGCGCTTTTTTCCTCTGCTGCGCTTGCGTGTGGCGGCCGAGGCCGTCGTCGTCGCCGTGCCGGGAGGCCCTGTGCTGGCAGAAACCTGCAAGCCCTACTGGCTGCGCCATCGCCTGGGCGTTCCCTACGCCGAAGGCACGGCCAGCGTGGCGTTGACGAAGGCCTTCATCGTGCAGGCCGAGGGCCTTTACATCCTGCTCGCGTTCGCCTTGGCCTACACCACCTGGAGCGAAACGGCTGCCACCTTGACCGGGCCCGCGCATTGGGTGTGGCGCTCCGTGCCTCTGCTCGGCGCAGGCCTCCTGCTGGCGGGCATGTGGCTGCTGCACACCCTGAGGGGCGGGTTGGCCCTGCGCCTCGTGCACGGTGCGCTCACGCGGGTCCCGGTACCGCGCTTTCGGCGTTGGCTCAGTGACAAGGCCCACATGTTCGACGCCACGGCGGGAAGCTTCTCTCGCTTCTTCGGCGTGGGCGGCAACACCACCTGTGGGTTCGGCCTGGTGTTCACGCTCGGCCAGTGGCTGATGGAGGCTCTCGAGACCTACGTCATCCTGCGGCTTTTGGGTGTGTCCCTCTCCTTCTCGAGCGCCCTTCTCCTGGAGTCTCTCGTTTCGACGATTCGCGCGGCGGCCTTCTTTCTCCCTGCCGGACTCGGCGCCCAGGAGATGGGCTCGTTCGTGCTCCTCGAGCTTCTGGGTGTTCCTGGCGCCCCGGGCGCGGCGACGGCGCTCGCGTTCACAAAACGTTCGAAAGAAGTTTTCTGGATCGTCGCGGCCGCGGCGCTTCACTTCGTGAAAAGAAGGTGA